The Betta splendens chromosome 12, fBetSpl5.4, whole genome shotgun sequence genome contains the following window.
ACTCAAAGGTGAAATGATTGTAGTAGAACCAATAACATTTAACACAACAGATACATGAACTGTACTTAATGCAGCATAAGCTGTTTCTAATTCCTCAGTCTGCAAAAATACATGGTTGGTAGATTCATGGAGCAGATTTTTACAGACTGCTGCAGAGAGATATTCAGACGGCTCCCTTCAATACTGGATAACGAAGAACACAAAGATtgcaaagtgtaaaaaaaaaaaaaaaaaaaaaaggaaacgccACACAGTTATCTAAGGCTTTCTGTATGAAATCGGTTGTTTCAGACATTCCAACTTGTTCTATTTGAAAAGAGAAATATAAAGTGCAGGACACATTCAGAGTGTTTGTGAGGAGCTCAGCccttttcccctcctctctttACCGGTGCCTTCTAATCACACAATCCAGAGTCTGCACAGACCACATGTATAAGGAAACTGGGTGTTTAGGATCCTGGGAAAATAAATgtaagtttgtttttctccgACGACAAAGACAAATCCTCACACCTGCAATGCTGACCAAGTAAATCTGTCACACAATATAATACAATGAATTTGAAGGTTGaactgtgttgtttgtgctctGGTTGAAGAGTGATGATGTGATGACATCATAACCAGTATGCAAATGTGCCCTCACTGCACCGTACATTACCATGCGTCTTGCACCCAGACAATATCTTGAATTTAGAAAATTCACATTTCAAATCGTGAAAAGCTGTGTCTTAATAAAGCTGGACTGATTTAACACGTGCCGTGCATTCAGGTGCATCAAACGCCAAGTGCTTTGTCACGCAGTGttctgttatttttgtttttttgcccgAGACACAACCGTGCAGATACGTCCGATAAAGCATGCACTATTCTCTGCAGTTCATTTGGTTTTTgaaacaccaacacaaaagTGCACAACATTCACTTTAGAAAATACTGTGATGCCATCATCTGTTGTTGTAAGtgaacattatttttatatattacttACTATAGACACTGTTGGACTAATCTGTACATGTCTTCACTGTTTAACTAGCTAGATAATATCTGAATGCCAGAGATGCATGTTGAGTGCAGATGAGAAAGGATATTTGATTACTTAACACCTCACCAGACAACACAAATCATTTGCTTAAACTGCATCAAATTCACTTATGAACATGTATCACGCTGAGCTCCTGCATCATAAAACTGGGCTTAATGAAAACCTCACTTTGCTTTGAGCAACGAGACCAGATCTCTCACAATCGGCCAATGACACAATAACGTATGCAAACGTGACATCTGTTTTGTTGTACGTTCCATGTAGTCGAGTCAGGTAGCAGACAGGGCATGCTCCTTAGAAAGCAACAAAAGTGCCAGTTAGACTTGCTCAACAAGAGGTTTTCTATCCCATGAttcatataaaaatattaagtcTGAATTGTCTATAGAGCCTTTACCCTACATGATCCTTTTTACAGTAGTTACTATGCttatttttaaatactgtacatataacaTTTGATTAATTCCTCAAAAACACAGGTCGCTCAGTGTTGCTTAATTCTAATCTTAAATCTTTGTGTTGTCTGGATACGATTTTCAGTCCCCTATGCCCCACATTCAGTTTGGGTAAGAATGCtttttacagaaacaaaaataactAGCATGAAGCATAATGAAGGAGCTGTAATGGCACGACAAATGGATTCTGTTTGTAAAAGGCACTGCAGGAGACAACTGGTCAGACGCTGACATGCTGATAGCAGACGGATAATCGCTCGGTTtattcctgctctgcagtggcATTTACACAGCGGCCTGGTCTGCTGTGTAAAGAGGGCCTGAAACTGAGATTATTCCTAAACGGAGAGACGATGAAGACTGAAGCAGAGAGGGTTGGGAAGGATCCTGCGTCCCCTAAGAGGTCTCCATCATACGTGTATCGTCCGTTTCTGTAGCATCCTCCTTTGTCCAGCTGCCTGTGCTTGTCCACGGGCCAGTCTCTAAACAACACATCATAGGGTATTCTGCCATCTGATGGTGAAGACAACGAGGAAGTCAAAACCAATCACAGGTAGGGACTGCTATGCACACACTCAAACCAAGTAGTTACAGTACCAATAAAAAGAGACGGACACTGTGGGGGTTTAGCCTACTGCTTCCCAGTTACAATGATGATGCAACTACACTCTGCCTCTTTTTATGAGCAGATATACAATTTTTAATTGCAAAAGAAACACGAACcactaaaaaaaatgaaatgtttctaTAAAGTATAGATTCTCAGTTAAATATGTTCTTCTGATGACTTAGATTGTGAGATAAAGAGAAGCTATAGGAATGCTGTAAGGAAAGCTGCAACAGGCTTGATCACATTCTGGGGGAGGGGAAggagtttcttttttctttccttttaagCAGACTTTTGGCAGCTAGTCAAGCTGTGAGGCCAACTAAAGGGAAGAGAGGCCTTTGTTCTCTTTCATTTACAAAATAATTTTCAACTTACAAAGACAAAGTTAAGTAAAAGCTGTTTAACTTAGATCACTACTACTCTACTCAATGAAGCTACAGAAATAGACATGAAATACTGATTTCAGAGCAGTGAATGACGAAAAGGTGAAATATCTTTTTGAGCGAGAGGCCTTCTAAACTCATCTATTCCACAACTGTGTGGTGCAGTAGCCTGTGAATTTTGCAGGTGCACTggaaaaaagggagagaggaaaacgTACCTGAGGTAATGAGTCCAGAGCTTCTTTAGGGTCACGTCTACAGTTTGTGTCAGTGTTCTGCCCTTCAGCGTTGTTTGATGTACCACGTCTACACTTGTCTGTGTATTCTCTAACTCTGTGTTTGAAGGCCTCAAGCTCTGAGTGGAAGACTTCTAGGTAGACCTCTTGTCCctcctacaaaaaataaaaagatatatATTAGCTCagaaaaagtgaaaaagataacattaacatctgttttgttaccataataaaaaaaatgctgaatCACGTCTGaaactaatattttttaaataatttgatTCTACATTTCTAGAGGTACCACATTTATATACACTTGACTGTGCCGTATTTGAATTAAGTGGGATATGAGCAGATGTGTGCATCTCACTTTGGCTTTGTGGAAAAACTGTCTGAAGCAACCTCTGGGATCTTGCTGAGAATTTGAGGCCATCTCCAGGATGAATTGCATCACTACAGCTTGATGTGCCACCTGCTCCATCAGCGCTTCTTTCTGCAGGACACAAGACAATTGATTTCCAAATGTGAGTCTTAATTGTCAACCAGAACTTACATTTCAAATCACCTGGTGAGTTTTCAGCAGTGCTGTTAACTAGCTAGTATAAAAATATTTGTTGTTAAGGGGGGAGGGGGTTATAATAAATTGATAAAAAATACAGGCCTTTACCCCTTCTTGCTGTAGTCTTATACACCAAAAACTTAAGTAATTAGCCGTTTCCTCACAGATGAGATGAGGCATGTCTGCAAGAAACCGCTGACTGTCATCCCATCTCCGCAGCATCCCTGACAAATACATGCAAGACATTTGaaccttgagatttatttatggatttattttggttttcatttaCATTAAAGACAGTGGTAGGCTTCCGGTTTATTTTGTCACTTACCAAAATGCCTGATCTCTTGCTCATACTTTTGTAAAAATGTCTTGCATTTGTCATGATCCAGTTCAACGGGCTGATTTTGGACATTAATAATACTCTGTAAGAGCAAAACAGCATTGTTTACAATGGCAAAACATGGTCAATGCACAATGTTGAATCAAAGTCGGTGACAGGAGTTGTTACCTTGTCAAAAACGTTCCAACTTCCGACACTTTCAAGCAAGGAACTGCGGCTGGGTTCCTGACCTCCCAGCATGCTCTCCTTGCGTCGCCACTCCTCCTCGGTGTTTGTGAGGTCTGCGGGGCAGGCCATAATCCGAGCGCGTTCCTGCTCCAGGGACTCCGAGCTGTGGACCCCTAATGAACACAGCTGGTCCTGCGCCTCAGCCAACCTCCAACTGGAGACAATAGAAGCCTTAACACAGCGCTGCTGGCTTTGGCACAGTGATGACATGGCACAGTC
Protein-coding sequences here:
- the cdc37l1 gene encoding hsp90 co-chaperone Cdc37-like 1 isoform X2 is translated as MEWLGSGAPVHSAEEFSGDPASTATACSGVYPPQQPHLCDCAMSSLCQSQQRCVKASIVSSWRLAEAQDQLCSLGVHSSESLEQERARIMACPADLTNTEEEWRRKESMLGGQEPSRSSLLESVGSWNVFDKSIINVQNQPVELDHDKCKTFLQKYEQEIRHFGMLRRWDDSQRFLADMPHLICEETANYLSFWCIRLQQEGKEALMEQVAHQAVVMQFILEMASNSQQDPRGCFRQFFHKAKEGQEVYLEVFHSELEAFKHRVREYTDKCRRGTSNNAEGQNTDTNCRRDPKEALDSLPQMAEYPMMCCLETGPWTSTGSWTKEDATETDDTRMMETS
- the cdc37l1 gene encoding hsp90 co-chaperone Cdc37-like 1 isoform X3; the protein is MEWLGSGAPVHSAEEFSGDPASTATACSGVYPPQQPHLCDCAMSSLCQSQQRCVKASIVSSWRLAEAQDQLCSLGVHSSESLEQERARIMACPADLTNTEEEWRRKESMLGGQEPSRSSLLESVGSWNVFDKSIINVQNQPVELDHDKCKTFLQKYEQEIRHFGMLRRWDDSQRFLADMPHLICEETANYLSFWCIRLQQEGVKKEALMEQVAHQAVVMQFILEMASNSQQDPRGCFRQFFHKAKEGQEVYLEVFHSELEAFKHRVREYTDKCRRGTSNNAEGQNTDTNCRRDPKEALDSLPQRLARGQAQAAGQRRMLQKRTIHV
- the cdc37l1 gene encoding hsp90 co-chaperone Cdc37-like 1 isoform X1, giving the protein MEWLGSGAPVHSAEEFSGDPASTATACSGVYPPQQPHLCDCAMSSLCQSQQRCVKASIVSSWRLAEAQDQLCSLGVHSSESLEQERARIMACPADLTNTEEEWRRKESMLGGQEPSRSSLLESVGSWNVFDKSIINVQNQPVELDHDKCKTFLQKYEQEIRHFGMLRRWDDSQRFLADMPHLICEETANYLSFWCIRLQQEGVKKEALMEQVAHQAVVMQFILEMASNSQQDPRGCFRQFFHKAKEGQEVYLEVFHSELEAFKHRVREYTDKCRRGTSNNAEGQNTDTNCRRDPKEALDSLPQMAEYPMMCCLETGPWTSTGSWTKEDATETDDTRMMETS